A genome region from Bacteroidales bacterium includes the following:
- a CDS encoding cupin domain-containing protein: protein MSKVIIDKLSKEEIINRGINKWPIWTKEISKFDWYYESEEECQIIDGEVEVETPDGNYSIKAGDFVTFKVGLKCVWNVKKPIRKYYNFK, encoded by the coding sequence ATGAGTAAGGTAATCATCGATAAACTCTCGAAAGAAGAGATTATTAATAGAGGAATCAACAAATGGCCAATTTGGACGAAAGAGATTTCGAAATTTGATTGGTATTACGAATCTGAGGAGGAATGTCAGATAATTGATGGTGAAGTTGAAGTTGAAACTCCTGACGGAAATTACTCGATCAAAGCCGGCGATTTTGTGACTTTCAAAGTAGGTTTAAAGTGTGTATGGAATGTGAAAAAACCTATCAGAAAATATTACAATTTTAAATAA
- a CDS encoding thioesterase family protein yields MEFNLSIGLSHLETQRVTSNTTALHYGSGLVDIFATPAMIALMEKAALNAVRTKLPEGYNTVGTEISVKHIKATPKGMKVKSEATLKEINGNKLLFEVLAWDEEGEIGRGTHSRKIIETEKFMSRFRNKK; encoded by the coding sequence ATGGAGTTCAATCTTAGTATCGGATTATCTCATCTTGAGACGCAACGTGTTACTTCCAATACAACCGCGTTACATTATGGTTCAGGTTTGGTTGATATATTTGCAACACCCGCAATGATTGCTTTAATGGAAAAGGCTGCTCTAAATGCTGTTCGCACAAAATTACCCGAAGGATATAATACTGTAGGTACAGAAATCTCAGTAAAGCATATAAAAGCTACTCCAAAGGGAATGAAAGTAAAAAGCGAAGCTACATTAAAAGAGATTAATGGCAATAAACTTTTATTCGAAGTTCTGGCCTGGGACGAAGAGGGTGAAATTGGACGAGGAACACATTCTCGTAAGATTATAGAAACTGAAAAATTTATGAGTCGTTTTCGAAATAAGAAATAG